A single window of Dermacentor albipictus isolate Rhodes 1998 colony chromosome 1, USDA_Dalb.pri_finalv2, whole genome shotgun sequence DNA harbors:
- the Det gene encoding baculoviral IAP repeat-containing protein 5, translating to MVKTSKPSVDLSLKSVLLALTDSDMHRFETRLASFEHWPLTGDCMCTPARMAEAGFYHCPTENEPDLARCYVCLKELDGWEPNDDPFKEHARSTKCAFVRLGKKHEDLTTLDYINLEKARSKNKAQKCIEVQKAELGEDMRKVKYELDKVRRKKR from the coding sequence ATGGTCAAGACATCGAAGCCGTCCGTTGACCTGTCCCTGAAGTCGGTGCTGCTGGCGCTAACGGACAGTGACATGCACCGCTTCGAAACTCGCCTGGCTAGTTTCGAGCACTGGCCGCTGACCGGCGACTGCATGTGCACGCCGGCACGGATGGCCGAGGCCGGTTTCTACCACTGTCCAACGGAGAACGAGCCAGACCTTGCTCGTTGCTACGTGTGCCTCAAGGAGCTAGACGGCTGGGAGCCGAATGACGACCCATTCAAGGAGCACGCGCGCTCGACGAAGTGCGCCTTCGTTCGCTTGGGCAAGAAACACGAAGACCTCACAACACTGGACTATATCAATCTCGAGAAGGCCCGATCCAAGAACAAGGCCCAGAAGTGCATCGAAGTGCAGAAGGCGGAACTGGGAGAGGACATGCGCAAGGTCAAGTATGAACTGGACAAAGTGCGGAGGAAGAAGCGTTGA